A portion of the Bifidobacterium lemurum genome contains these proteins:
- a CDS encoding ABC transporter permease, with amino-acid sequence MTTAYQNVPSSVPDVAGAKAEHEREPLVRRLAEHFRRYWQLWVMIAPTLVFVAVFAYVPMWGIQLAFRKFDPDTGLAGGEWVGLKYFDKFFHSALFGQIMTNTIRISLWTLAMGFIFPIILALLINQIGSKRIKGFVQTITYMPHFISVVVIVSMINIFLSPSTGIIGRFFGDESLLGSTTAITTVYWVSEVWQHVGWNSIIYLAALSSVDVSLYEAAKIDGAGRMQLIRHVDIPAIMPTAGILLILNMGSVLAVGFDKIYLLQNALNLPATEVIATYTYKIGILNSQFSYSTAIGLFNTVVNFLFLITANFISKKVSDTSIF; translated from the coding sequence ATGACAACCGCATATCAGAACGTGCCGTCGTCTGTTCCGGACGTGGCAGGCGCAAAGGCCGAACATGAACGCGAACCGTTAGTCAGGCGGCTTGCCGAGCATTTTCGCCGATACTGGCAGTTATGGGTGATGATCGCTCCGACACTGGTGTTCGTCGCGGTATTCGCCTATGTGCCGATGTGGGGCATCCAATTGGCCTTCCGCAAATTCGATCCGGACACCGGATTGGCCGGCGGTGAATGGGTGGGACTCAAATACTTCGACAAGTTCTTCCACTCGGCCCTATTCGGACAAATCATGACCAACACCATCCGCATCAGTCTGTGGACTCTGGCGATGGGATTCATCTTTCCGATCATTCTCGCGCTGTTGATCAACCAGATCGGCTCGAAACGCATCAAAGGTTTCGTGCAGACGATCACTTACATGCCGCATTTCATCTCCGTCGTGGTGATCGTCTCGATGATTAACATCTTCCTCTCTCCCTCCACGGGCATCATCGGCAGATTCTTCGGTGACGAAAGTCTGTTGGGCAGCACCACCGCTATCACCACCGTCTACTGGGTATCCGAGGTATGGCAGCATGTGGGATGGAACTCGATCATCTATTTGGCTGCGTTGTCCAGTGTGGATGTGTCGCTGTATGAAGCGGCGAAAATTGATGGCGCCGGACGTATGCAGCTGATTCGCCATGTGGATATTCCCGCCATCATGCCCACCGCGGGCATCCTGCTCATTCTCAATATGGGCAGTGTGCTGGCCGTCGGATTCGACAAAATCTACCTGCTGCAGAACGCGTTGAATTTGCCGGCGACCGAGGTGATAGCCACCTACACGTACAAAATCGGTATTCTCAACAGCCAATTCTCCTACTCTACGGCCATTGGCCTGTTCAACACCGTGGTGAACTTCCTGTTTCTTATCACCGCGAACTTTATTTCCAAGAAAGTCTCGGACACGAGTATCTTCTAG
- a CDS encoding extracellular solute-binding protein: MDENGKPIVNITIRRNVTNVHMEDMAWSDELEAACDCTIRWTEVADNAWGQQKAAKMVAGEFPDISMSLFDPADASRYPSQFEDLAEHLDEMPNVKEFLDERPIARKMVEDDGHIYLLPSDRGKGYRVSATHMFINKTWLDKLGLDVPTTWDELEDVLKAFKTEDPNGNGETDEIPMNIRSLGFGLWSPLVLLNSTGLTTSFMGASASTQGMYVDDGEVKSILTSDNLKQVISYLHKLVEEGLIPKDALTRDGSQYDAQTISDGETAVTGVSIGWSAQGEYGNLSDQYISLPALKAESSMDEEDVTWDYSQDFTEFAYALSVSPKAANKEAVYKVIDAMYSERISVEQYYGSIGEYVTDQGDGTYEVSDKVYEKYVDTREVAAQDRFAGYIADDVTINNDTNADAVSASDAAYADALANVDPVKDVVPIYVRPDSDDMDTLSENNTSIFNYANNQLATWLVSGGIEDEWDDYLAKINERTLGLDQNIGIWQKWYNAYLEEQ; the protein is encoded by the coding sequence GTGGATGAGAACGGCAAACCGATCGTCAACATCACCATCCGTCGCAATGTCACCAATGTTCATATGGAGGATATGGCATGGTCCGATGAGCTGGAAGCGGCATGTGATTGCACAATCCGATGGACCGAAGTGGCTGATAACGCTTGGGGACAGCAGAAGGCCGCCAAAATGGTCGCCGGAGAGTTCCCCGATATCTCGATGTCGTTGTTCGACCCCGCCGATGCGAGCCGATATCCCTCCCAGTTCGAGGATCTCGCCGAACATCTTGACGAAATGCCCAATGTCAAGGAATTCCTTGACGAGCGCCCCATCGCCCGCAAGATGGTGGAGGATGATGGGCATATCTATCTGTTGCCCTCGGATCGAGGCAAAGGCTATCGTGTCTCTGCCACCCACATGTTCATCAACAAGACCTGGCTCGACAAGCTCGGGCTGGACGTGCCCACCACCTGGGACGAGCTGGAGGATGTGCTCAAGGCATTCAAAACTGAGGATCCCAATGGCAACGGCGAAACCGACGAGATTCCGATGAATATCCGAAGCTTGGGTTTCGGATTATGGAGTCCCTTGGTGCTGCTCAATTCCACGGGATTGACAACGAGTTTCATGGGGGCGTCGGCATCCACACAGGGCATGTATGTGGATGACGGCGAAGTGAAGAGCATTCTCACCAGCGATAATCTCAAGCAGGTGATCTCCTATCTGCATAAGTTGGTCGAGGAAGGGCTGATCCCAAAGGATGCGCTTACCCGTGATGGTTCGCAGTACGATGCGCAGACCATCAGCGATGGCGAGACTGCCGTCACCGGTGTCTCCATTGGCTGGTCGGCACAGGGCGAGTACGGCAACCTCTCCGATCAATATATTTCGTTGCCTGCGCTCAAAGCCGAATCGTCGATGGACGAGGAAGACGTGACCTGGGACTATTCACAGGATTTCACGGAATTCGCGTATGCGTTGTCGGTCTCGCCCAAAGCGGCCAATAAGGAGGCCGTGTACAAGGTGATTGATGCGATGTATTCCGAACGAATCTCTGTGGAGCAGTACTACGGATCGATTGGCGAATACGTCACCGACCAAGGCGATGGCACGTATGAGGTGTCCGACAAGGTATACGAGAAATACGTCGACACCCGTGAAGTCGCGGCGCAAGATCGATTTGCCGGGTATATCGCGGATGATGTCACCATCAACAATGACACCAACGCCGATGCGGTGAGCGCCTCCGACGCCGCTTATGCCGATGCGCTCGCTAACGTCGATCCGGTCAAGGATGTCGTTCCGATTTATGTGCGTCCTGACAGTGATGATATGGACACCCTGTCCGAGAACAACACCTCTATTTTCAACTATGCCAATAACCAGTTGGCCACATGGTTGGTCTCCGGTGGCATTGAGGACGAGTGGGACGACTATCTAGCCAAAATCAACGAGCGCACGCTCGGGCTGGATCAGAACATCGGTATTTGGCAGAAGTGGTACAACGCGTATCTGGAAGAGCAGTGA
- a CDS encoding HI0074 family nucleotidyltransferase substrate-binding subunit has protein sequence MRKYENYVAALRSLAQAPQQDLDNEFVQSGIIGKCKMQFELGWKLMKALLAYEGDPVSAAGSPRDAIKAAFQYYDFMDESLWLRMLRDRNDSAHVYDAAPARRLVDTIITDYIPEFERLRQGLADRYGSLLLS, from the coding sequence ATGAGAAAGTATGAGAACTACGTCGCCGCCCTGCGTTCGCTGGCCCAGGCTCCGCAGCAGGATCTTGATAATGAGTTCGTGCAAAGCGGCATCATTGGTAAGTGCAAGATGCAGTTCGAACTTGGCTGGAAGCTGATGAAAGCGCTGCTCGCCTATGAGGGCGATCCGGTCTCCGCCGCTGGCTCTCCGCGTGACGCCATCAAGGCGGCATTCCAGTACTACGACTTTATGGACGAGAGTCTATGGCTGCGTATGTTGCGCGACCGCAACGATTCCGCCCATGTCTACGATGCGGCTCCTGCCCGCCGCTTGGTAGATACGATCATCACTGACTACATTCCCGAATTCGAACGTCTCCGACAAGGCCTGGCCGACCGGTACGGCTCCCTGTTGTTGTCATAG
- a CDS encoding aldo/keto reductase: MLFRDLGPFHTTAIGHGEMPLTIENNRGHDVGIETLHASLDAGCRHIDTAWAYYTPGEEEQTGEKLTREALESWNGPRDEVTVATKVGLRRAWEGDKPVWPRDGKPEHLIEYGKQSAMALGVDSIDLLYLHRHDPEVPYNESVEGIKALLDQGVAQWAGVSNVSIEQLDIARGILGDKLVAVQNQYSPIHLETQDTLDYCAELGLAFVCWSPLGGYRHPYDESKFDPFREVAVARGVSYQQVVLAWELAKGDHMFVIPGAHRPETILDSLKASDLELTEEELAKLG, translated from the coding sequence ATGCTGTTTCGTGATCTCGGCCCATTCCATACCACCGCCATCGGCCATGGCGAGATGCCGTTGACCATCGAGAACAACCGCGGCCACGACGTCGGCATCGAAACCCTGCATGCCTCGCTTGACGCGGGCTGCCGCCATATCGACACCGCCTGGGCCTACTACACGCCCGGCGAGGAGGAGCAGACCGGCGAAAAGCTCACCCGTGAGGCGTTGGAATCCTGGAACGGACCGCGCGATGAGGTCACGGTGGCCACCAAGGTGGGCCTGCGCCGCGCCTGGGAGGGCGACAAGCCGGTGTGGCCGCGCGACGGCAAACCCGAACATCTCATCGAATACGGCAAGCAGTCCGCGATGGCGCTCGGCGTCGACTCCATCGATCTGCTGTATCTGCACCGTCACGACCCGGAAGTGCCGTACAACGAGTCCGTCGAAGGCATCAAGGCGCTGCTTGATCAGGGCGTGGCCCAGTGGGCCGGTGTCTCCAACGTCAGCATCGAACAGCTCGACATCGCGCGTGGCATTCTGGGCGACAAGCTGGTGGCCGTGCAGAACCAGTATTCGCCGATTCATTTGGAGACGCAGGATACGCTCGACTACTGCGCCGAACTCGGTCTTGCGTTCGTGTGCTGGAGCCCGCTCGGCGGCTACCGTCACCCGTACGATGAGAGCAAGTTCGACCCGTTCCGCGAAGTCGCGGTCGCGCGTGGCGTGAGCTACCAGCAGGTCGTGCTCGCTTGGGAGCTCGCCAAGGGCGATCACATGTTCGTGATTCCCGGCGCGCACCGCCCCGAAACGATCCTCGACTCCCTCAAAGCCTCCGATCTGGAACTGACCGAGGAGGAACTCGCCAAGCTCGGGTAA
- a CDS encoding DUF2207 domain-containing protein: MKKRLIMAVVIALVGTMLVTAITLLFAVVGTDDADLSYRTLDLEATVHANGDLTVTQHIDMKLLDRSDDDGDRPWKQLYQQYRLKSDNLTDISDISVTNVTTGEAYTQIAPQTPSGISDATWNNEYANHWYIADISSGASNPQPYEPGVDGLAVSGGDSTASFSSKSVEIGWNIPATIEADSLRFDVTMTLHDVSTAWDDIVNLQWESFGTTNQVPIGTVTGTVHFPEGVAENTSWAWLHTERTSETSRAADGSLRFTSYDVKAGDYLDVVAAYERDAADSSAIARKGTGDYLPALQVDETRQEQRWRERQRDHAIRMVVFWVVSVVVGVALCVIGLLGVRKSLKAAQYRGGLEYWRDPPGMSPASAARLIDVVDSSAGDRDSRVMTSTVLALAVKKAIAIYPGPSDMYVGIDMSQANPVGLAGLIGSDANRLAAAKQTSTMVILPAALNGETRQAMELSQSESACLDLFIAISKRVGGPVFDLKQMAKACKKWENGHESLTAFTEACGNEFALLGATRNIGGQAAACGILGTILGFVMLGVNFSEGNLAMALVSGIPVLAVSLFCIFGAAYTGLTESGQDHAGRCLGLKRYMQDFSDFSDRGTADIALWDWYMVYAAAFGISERVGKELAKAYPQVTDPAWLDDYASGSLLYWSYRPYGWYGYSAGAAAGAAANGGVDGPAFAFGGDSFAAGFGDIGAQLNAGFAEVRSTIANAAPSSGGSGGSFSGSGFGGSSGGSGGGSFGGR, translated from the coding sequence ATGAAGAAGAGACTGATAATGGCGGTCGTCATCGCCTTGGTAGGCACGATGCTGGTGACGGCGATAACCTTGCTGTTCGCCGTCGTCGGCACGGACGACGCGGATTTGAGCTATCGCACGCTCGACCTTGAGGCCACCGTGCACGCCAACGGCGACCTGACCGTCACACAGCATATCGACATGAAGCTGCTCGACCGTTCGGACGACGACGGCGACCGCCCATGGAAACAGCTCTACCAGCAGTACAGGCTGAAGTCCGACAATCTCACCGACATCTCCGACATTTCGGTCACCAACGTCACCACGGGGGAGGCCTACACGCAGATCGCGCCGCAGACGCCGAGCGGCATCAGCGACGCGACATGGAACAACGAATACGCGAACCATTGGTATATCGCCGACATATCCAGCGGCGCAAGCAATCCGCAACCCTACGAGCCGGGCGTGGACGGGCTGGCCGTGTCCGGCGGCGATTCCACCGCTTCGTTCAGCAGCAAAAGCGTCGAGATCGGCTGGAACATCCCCGCCACCATCGAAGCGGACAGTCTGCGATTCGATGTGACCATGACCCTCCATGACGTCTCCACCGCGTGGGACGACATCGTCAACCTGCAATGGGAGTCGTTCGGCACAACGAACCAAGTGCCGATCGGCACCGTCACCGGCACGGTGCATTTCCCAGAGGGCGTCGCCGAGAACACGTCATGGGCGTGGCTGCACACGGAACGCACCAGCGAAACCAGCCGAGCCGCCGACGGCTCCCTGCGATTCACCTCCTACGACGTGAAAGCCGGCGACTATCTTGATGTGGTCGCCGCCTACGAGCGGGACGCGGCCGATTCCTCCGCCATCGCGCGTAAGGGAACTGGCGACTATCTGCCCGCGCTCCAAGTCGACGAAACCCGGCAGGAACAGCGGTGGCGCGAACGACAGCGCGACCATGCCATCAGGATGGTGGTGTTCTGGGTGGTTAGCGTGGTCGTCGGCGTCGCGTTGTGCGTGATTGGTCTGCTCGGCGTGCGCAAATCCCTGAAAGCGGCGCAATATCGAGGCGGCCTCGAATACTGGCGCGATCCGCCCGGCATGAGTCCCGCCAGCGCGGCCAGACTGATCGATGTGGTCGATTCGTCCGCCGGCGATCGGGATTCGCGCGTGATGACCTCCACCGTACTCGCCCTCGCCGTGAAAAAAGCCATCGCCATCTATCCGGGACCCTCGGACATGTATGTCGGCATCGATATGAGCCAGGCGAATCCGGTCGGTCTGGCTGGACTGATCGGCTCTGACGCGAATCGTCTCGCCGCCGCGAAGCAGACCAGCACCATGGTGATTCTGCCGGCTGCCTTGAACGGCGAAACGCGGCAGGCGATGGAGCTGAGCCAGTCCGAAAGCGCCTGCCTCGACCTGTTCATCGCAATCTCCAAGCGCGTGGGCGGACCGGTGTTCGACTTGAAGCAGATGGCGAAAGCCTGTAAGAAGTGGGAGAACGGCCATGAATCATTGACGGCGTTCACTGAAGCCTGCGGCAATGAATTCGCGCTGCTGGGCGCCACACGCAACATCGGTGGGCAGGCGGCGGCTTGCGGGATTCTGGGGACGATTCTCGGATTCGTGATGCTGGGGGTCAACTTCAGCGAAGGCAACCTTGCCATGGCGCTGGTCTCCGGCATTCCGGTATTGGCCGTGTCGCTGTTCTGCATATTCGGCGCCGCATACACTGGCCTGACCGAATCTGGGCAGGATCATGCCGGCCGCTGCTTGGGACTCAAACGTTACATGCAGGATTTCTCCGACTTCTCCGACCGCGGCACCGCCGACATCGCCCTATGGGACTGGTATATGGTGTACGCCGCCGCCTTCGGTATCTCCGAACGGGTGGGCAAGGAACTCGCCAAAGCCTATCCGCAGGTCACCGATCCCGCATGGCTGGATGACTACGCCTCCGGTTCGCTGCTGTACTGGTCGTATCGCCCCTACGGCTGGTATGGCTATAGTGCCGGCGCGGCCGCAGGAGCGGCGGCGAACGGTGGAGTGGACGGCCCCGCGTTCGCATTCGGCGGGGACTCCTTCGCGGCCGGATTCGGCGACATCGGCGCGCAGCTCAACGCCGGGTTCGCCGAGGTGCGCTCCACCATCGCCAATGCCGCACCGTCTTCCGGCGGTTCCGGCGGATCGTTCTCCGGCAGCGGCTTCGGAGGCTCCTCCGGCGGCTCGGGAGGTGGATCCTTCGGAGGCCGTTGA
- a CDS encoding LemA family protein, which translates to MIAVIIVVAVIAIVLIWAVTAYNNLVALKNRVKNGWAQIDVQLKQRADLIPNLVETVKGYATHESSVFTEVTQARANALSVANDPSATAADRATAENQLSRTLVNLQATAEAYPALQANQNFLDLQSQLKVLEEKIAYARQFYNDVVLKLNTAIETVPSNIIAGLFHFEQAQYFEADEAARQVPQVKF; encoded by the coding sequence ATGATCGCAGTCATTATCGTGGTCGCCGTCATAGCGATTGTGCTGATCTGGGCCGTGACGGCCTACAATAATCTGGTCGCGTTGAAGAACCGCGTGAAGAACGGATGGGCGCAGATCGACGTGCAGCTCAAACAGCGTGCCGATCTGATCCCCAATCTGGTCGAGACGGTGAAGGGCTATGCCACCCACGAGTCGAGCGTGTTCACCGAGGTCACGCAGGCCCGCGCCAATGCACTGTCCGTGGCGAACGATCCCTCCGCCACCGCCGCCGACCGCGCCACCGCGGAAAACCAGCTCTCCCGTACGCTGGTGAACCTGCAGGCCACCGCCGAAGCGTATCCGGCGCTGCAAGCCAACCAGAACTTCCTCGACCTGCAGTCGCAGCTCAAGGTGCTGGAGGAGAAGATCGCCTACGCTCGCCAGTTCTACAACGACGTGGTGCTCAAACTCAACACGGCCATCGAGACGGTGCCGAGCAACATCATCGCCGGACTGTTCCACTTCGAGCAGGCGCAGTATTTCGAGGCCGACGAGGCCGCGCGTCAGGTGCCTCAGGTGAAGTTCTAA
- a CDS encoding polyribonucleotide nucleotidyltransferase, giving the protein MEGPEIKAVEAVIDNGSFGKRTLRFETGRLAQQADGAVAAYLDDDSMVLSTTTAGSSPKENYDFFPLTVDVEEKMYAAGKIPGSFFRREGRPSSEAILACRIIDRPLRPLFPHTLRNEVQVVETVLAVNPEDAYDVIALNAASASTMISGLPFAGPVSGVRLALIDGQWVAFPRWSERDRAVFEIVVAGRVVENGDVAIAMIEAGAGKNAWQLIYEEGQIKPDEEVVAGGLEAAKPFIKVICEAQAELKAIAAKETKEFPLFPEYTDALYARIDEIAHADLDAALTIAEKLPRQDRIAEIKATVKETLAGEFADMDDAEKEKEIGNAFKELQRQIVRRRILTEDYRIDGRGLRDIRTLSAEVDVVPRVHGSALFQRGETQILGVTTLNMLKMEQQIDALSGPQSKRYMHNYEMPPYSTGETGRVGSPKRREIGHGALAEKAIVPVLPGREEFPYAIRQVSEALGSNGSTSMGSVCASTLSLLAAGVPLKAPVAGIAMGLVSGDVDGQHIFKTLTDILGAEDAFGDMDFKVAGTSEFITALQLDTKLDGIPADILAAALQQAKEARTTILELINECIDGPSEMSEFAPRIITTTVPVDKIGEIIGPKGKMINQIQEDTGAEIAIEDDGTVYISSEGGEAAEKAKEIIDQIANPHVPEAGETYNGKVVKTTSFGAFVNLTPGTDGLLHISQIRNLANGERIDAVEDVLKEGDSVEVIVQGVDDRGKISLAIPGFEDQESGAGRGGRDRGERGGRDDRRGGRRERSDRDYDDRPRRRRSDDRDDDFDDRPRRRRAERDYDDIDRDYDDRPRRRRSDDRDDDFDDRPRRRRSADRDDRSDRDERRSSGRGRGSDRNPRYATDDNYDDYRSEREERSERPRRRVRRDFDPFED; this is encoded by the coding sequence ATGGAGGGTCCCGAAATCAAGGCCGTTGAGGCCGTAATCGACAATGGATCATTCGGCAAGCGCACGCTGCGCTTCGAGACCGGACGCCTCGCCCAGCAGGCCGACGGTGCCGTCGCCGCCTATCTTGACGACGATTCCATGGTGCTGAGCACCACCACCGCCGGCTCCAGCCCGAAGGAGAACTACGACTTCTTCCCGCTGACCGTCGACGTGGAAGAGAAGATGTACGCCGCCGGCAAGATCCCCGGCTCGTTCTTCCGTCGCGAGGGTCGTCCCTCGTCCGAGGCCATTCTGGCCTGCCGCATCATCGACCGCCCGCTGCGCCCGCTGTTCCCGCACACGCTGCGCAACGAGGTGCAGGTCGTGGAAACCGTCCTCGCCGTGAACCCTGAGGACGCCTACGATGTGATCGCGCTGAACGCCGCCTCCGCCTCCACCATGATCTCCGGTCTGCCGTTCGCGGGTCCGGTCTCCGGTGTGCGTCTGGCGCTGATCGACGGCCAGTGGGTCGCCTTCCCGCGTTGGAGCGAGCGTGACCGTGCCGTGTTCGAGATCGTGGTCGCCGGCCGTGTGGTCGAGAACGGTGATGTCGCCATCGCCATGATCGAGGCCGGTGCCGGCAAGAACGCTTGGCAGCTCATCTACGAGGAGGGCCAGATCAAGCCGGACGAGGAAGTCGTCGCCGGTGGTCTGGAAGCCGCCAAGCCGTTCATCAAGGTGATCTGCGAGGCCCAGGCCGAGCTCAAGGCCATCGCCGCCAAGGAAACCAAGGAGTTCCCGCTCTTCCCGGAGTACACCGACGCGCTGTACGCCCGCATCGATGAGATCGCCCACGCCGACCTCGACGCCGCCCTGACCATCGCGGAGAAGCTGCCGCGTCAGGACCGCATCGCCGAGATCAAGGCGACTGTGAAGGAAACCCTCGCTGGCGAATTCGCGGATATGGACGATGCCGAGAAGGAGAAGGAGATCGGCAACGCGTTCAAGGAGCTACAGCGCCAGATCGTCCGTCGCCGCATCCTCACCGAGGACTACCGCATCGACGGCCGTGGCCTGCGCGACATCCGCACCCTGTCGGCCGAGGTCGACGTGGTGCCTCGCGTGCACGGTTCCGCCCTGTTCCAGCGCGGCGAAACCCAGATTCTAGGCGTGACCACGCTGAACATGCTCAAGATGGAGCAGCAGATCGACGCGCTTTCCGGACCGCAGTCCAAGCGCTACATGCACAACTACGAGATGCCGCCGTACTCCACCGGTGAGACCGGCCGCGTCGGCTCCCCGAAGCGTCGCGAGATCGGCCACGGCGCCCTCGCCGAGAAGGCCATCGTGCCGGTGCTGCCCGGCCGCGAGGAATTCCCCTACGCGATCCGTCAGGTCTCCGAGGCCCTCGGCTCCAACGGTTCGACCTCCATGGGTTCCGTGTGCGCCTCCACCCTGTCCCTGCTCGCCGCCGGCGTGCCGCTGAAGGCACCGGTCGCGGGCATCGCCATGGGCCTGGTATCCGGCGATGTGGACGGCCAGCATATCTTCAAGACCCTGACCGACATCCTGGGTGCCGAGGACGCGTTCGGCGACATGGACTTCAAGGTGGCCGGCACCTCCGAGTTCATCACCGCCCTGCAGCTCGACACCAAGCTCGACGGCATCCCCGCCGACATCCTGGCCGCCGCCCTGCAGCAGGCCAAGGAGGCTCGCACCACGATCCTCGAACTCATCAACGAGTGCATCGACGGACCGTCCGAGATGAGCGAGTTCGCTCCGCGCATCATCACCACCACCGTGCCGGTGGACAAGATCGGCGAGATCATCGGACCCAAGGGCAAGATGATCAACCAGATCCAGGAAGACACCGGCGCCGAGATCGCGATCGAGGACGACGGCACCGTCTACATCTCCTCCGAAGGCGGCGAGGCCGCCGAGAAGGCCAAGGAGATCATCGACCAGATCGCCAACCCGCATGTGCCGGAAGCCGGCGAGACCTACAACGGCAAGGTCGTCAAGACCACGTCGTTCGGCGCGTTCGTGAACCTCACCCCGGGCACCGACGGTCTGCTGCACATCTCGCAGATCCGCAACCTCGCCAACGGTGAGCGTATCGACGCCGTCGAGGACGTGCTCAAGGAAGGCGATTCCGTCGAGGTGATCGTCCAGGGCGTCGACGACCGCGGCAAGATCTCGCTCGCCATCCCCGGCTTCGAGGATCAGGAATCCGGTGCCGGCCGTGGTGGCCGCGACCGTGGTGAGCGCGGCGGTCGCGACGACCGTCGTGGTGGACGTCGCGAGCGTTCCGATCGTGATTATGACGATCGTCCGCGTCGTCGTCGTTCCGATGATCGTGATGATGATTTCGATGATCGTCCGCGTCGCCGCCGCGCCGAGCGCGACTACGACGATATCGATCGTGATTATGACGATCGTCCGCGTCGTCGTCGTTCCGATGATCGTGATGATGATTTCGATGATCGTCCGCGTCGCCGCCGCTCTGCCGATCGCGATGACCGCTCCGATCGTGACGAGCGTCGTTCCTCCGGCCGTGGCCGTGGCTCCGACCGCAACCCGCGCTACGCCACCGACGACAACTACGACGACTACCGTTCCGAGCGTGAGGAGCGTTCCGAGCGTCCGCGTCGCCGCGTCCGTCGTGACTTCGATCCGTTCGAGGACTGA
- the rpsO gene encoding 30S ribosomal protein S15 gives MALTAEEKNEIITKYATHEGDTGSPEVQVALLSKRISDLTEHLKEHKHDHHSRRGMQLMIGSRRRLLDYLKKNDIERYRALIEKLGLRR, from the coding sequence GTGGCACTGACGGCTGAGGAAAAGAACGAAATCATTACCAAGTACGCGACGCACGAAGGCGACACCGGCTCCCCGGAGGTCCAGGTCGCGCTGCTGTCCAAGCGAATCTCCGACCTGACCGAGCACCTGAAGGAGCACAAGCACGACCACCACTCCCGTCGTGGCATGCAGCTCATGATCGGTTCCCGCCGTCGTCTGCTTGACTACCTCAAGAAGAACGACATCGAGCGTTACCGTGCGCTCATCGAGAAGCTGGGTCTGCGCCGCTAG
- a CDS encoding Fic family protein, giving the protein MDYKTIRQTIHVGNSTERPQDAAEREYEERLRGWSTFRSGITLRGHEAFVVNFRELATIADAIREREHDVESLWDGLPPIAKHAYLMDLIGNEMESTNDIEGVRSTRKEISEALEAALNDGPNKRFSEFAKLFLTLNSEDPKDYAPPETLEDIRDIYDRVVAGELSDEDRPDGELFRSGPVYIDDPSSNRRIHAGITPESEIKVLLTQWLALLRNRSVPPLVRAAMCHFAFEYIHPFYDGNGRTGRFLFALQLRQHLSVPTAISLSPVISDGKDRYYKAFEDAQHPLNCRDASLFAYRMLKFVADAQKRIIDDLSEKQARLAAAATMYEPLRTDAGHNDTESNIVFFLIQEELFGESPHRITRGQVEQTLHAGRKRVNNALERLERDGLITHTGQRPAYYSLTDEYRDLLLPGTDTEDAGSR; this is encoded by the coding sequence ATGGACTACAAGACCATAAGACAGACGATCCACGTCGGCAATTCCACGGAACGCCCGCAGGACGCCGCCGAACGCGAGTACGAAGAGCGGCTCCGCGGATGGAGCACGTTCCGCTCCGGCATCACGCTGCGCGGACACGAGGCGTTCGTCGTCAACTTCCGCGAGCTCGCCACCATAGCCGACGCGATCCGCGAACGGGAGCACGACGTCGAATCACTGTGGGACGGCCTGCCGCCGATCGCGAAGCACGCCTATCTCATGGACCTGATAGGCAACGAGATGGAAAGCACGAACGACATCGAGGGCGTGCGCTCCACCCGCAAGGAGATCAGCGAGGCGCTCGAGGCGGCGCTGAACGACGGACCGAACAAACGGTTCAGCGAGTTCGCGAAGCTGTTCCTCACTCTGAACTCCGAAGATCCGAAAGACTACGCGCCGCCCGAGACCCTCGAGGACATCAGAGACATCTACGACCGCGTCGTGGCCGGAGAGCTTTCCGATGAGGACAGGCCGGACGGCGAGCTCTTCCGCTCCGGGCCCGTGTACATCGACGACCCGTCCTCGAACCGGCGCATACACGCCGGCATCACACCGGAATCGGAGATCAAGGTGCTGCTCACGCAATGGCTGGCCCTGCTGCGGAACCGGAGCGTGCCGCCGCTCGTCAGGGCCGCGATGTGCCATTTCGCGTTCGAGTACATCCACCCGTTCTACGACGGCAACGGCAGGACGGGACGATTCCTGTTCGCCCTGCAGCTCAGACAGCATCTGAGCGTGCCCACCGCCATCAGCCTCAGTCCGGTCATCTCGGACGGCAAGGACCGCTACTACAAGGCGTTCGAGGATGCGCAGCATCCGTTGAACTGCCGCGATGCGAGCCTGTTCGCCTACCGGATGCTGAAATTCGTGGCCGACGCGCAGAAACGCATCATCGACGACCTGTCCGAGAAACAGGCAAGACTCGCGGCGGCGGCCACGATGTACGAGCCGCTGCGCACGGACGCCGGACACAACGACACCGAATCGAATATCGTGTTCTTCCTCATACAGGAGGAGCTGTTCGGGGAATCCCCGCACCGCATCACCAGAGGACAGGTGGAGCAGACCCTGCACGCCGGACGCAAACGCGTCAACAACGCTCTGGAACGACTCGAAAGAGACGGATTAATCACGCACACCGGGCAACGCCCCGCCTATTATTCCCTCACCGACGAATATCGGGACCTGCTGCTGCCTGGCACGGACACCGAAGATGCCGGCAGCCGCTAG